One window from the genome of Hippocampus zosterae strain Florida chromosome 7, ASM2543408v3, whole genome shotgun sequence encodes:
- the kat2b gene encoding histone acetyltransferase KAT2B isoform X2 yields the protein MADSAGIQQGSPAIGAAGSAPAAPGLGGAEGSGAAGGSARISVKKAQLRSSPRHKKLEKLGVYSSCKAEGACKCNGWKSQNPPATPPRSEQQPVVGDLRQLCRSCSHALGDHVSHLERVPEDEINRLLGMVLDVEYLYTCVHKEEDADTKQVYFSLFKLLRKCILQMGKPTLEAQESPPFERPSIEQGVNNFVQYKFSHLPSKEHQTIVELAKMFLNQINYWQLETPSQRRQRLPNDDTAGYKADYTRWLCYCNVPQFCDSLPRYETTRIFGRTLLRSVFTVMRKQLLEQARQEKDKLPPEKRTLILTHFPKFLSMLEEEVYSHSSPIWNQDFLVGGSGGQIPIHTVISAPPVARPLYYTISPASSADLSSGAVSPARKTSTVLEPNPAGEKRKPSEPLPQEENKRPRVVGDIPMELISEVMATIADPATVPETSLLSAHSARDEAARLEERRGVIEFHVIGNSLNQKPNKRILMWLVGLQNVFSHQLPRMPKEYITRLVFDTKHKTLSLIKDGRVIGGICFRMFPSQGFTEIVFCAVTSNEQVKGYGTHLMNHLKEYHIKHHVLNFLTYADEYAIGYFKKQGFSKDIKVPKAKYVGYIKDYEGATLMGCELNPSIPYTEFSVIIKKQKEIIKKLIERKQGQIRKVYPGLSCFKDGVRQIPIESIPGIRETGWKPLAKGKDVKDPEQLYGALKNILQHVKSHQNAWPFMEPVKKTEAPGYYQVIRFPMDLKTMSERLKSRYYTTRKLFMADMQRVFTNCREYNPPESEYYKCANLLEKFFYTKIKEAGLIDK from the exons ATGGCCGACAGCGCGGGGATTCAGCAGGGCTCGCCGGCCATCGGTGCCGCGGGCTCGGCTCCGGCCGCCCCGGGCCTCGGAGGGGCTGAGGGCTCTGGCGCCGCCGGAGGCTCCGCGCGCATCAGCGTCAAGAAGGCGCAGCTCCGCTCTTCGCCTCGACACAAGAAGCTAGAGAAGCTCGGCGTATATTCGTCCTGCAAG GCAGAGGGCGCGTGCAAGTGCAACGGCTGGAAGAGTCAAAACCCGCCGGCCACGCCACCGCGCAGCGAGCAGCAGCCCGTCGTCGGCGACCTGCGCCAACTTTGCCGCAGCTGCTCGCACGCTTTGG GGGATCACGTGAGCCACCTGGAGCGCGTCCCCGAGGACGAGATCAATCGTTTGCTGGGCATGGTGCTGGATGTGGAGTACTTGTACACGTGTGTGCACAAGGAGGAGGACGCGGACACCAAGCAAGTGTACTTCTCCCTCTTCAAA cTGCTGAGAAAATGCATCCTTCAGATGGGCAAGCCCACACTAGAAGCACAGGAGAGCCCGCCCTTCGAGAGACCCAGCATCGAACAG GGCGTCAACAACTTTGTCCAGTACAAATTCAGCCACCTGCCGTCCAAAGAGCACCAGACCATTGTGGAGCTGGCCAAGATGTTCCTGAACCAGATCAACTACTGGCAGCTGGAGACGCCGTCGCAGAGGCGGCAGAGACTCCCCAACGATGACACGGCCGGATACAAGGCCGACTACACCAG GTGGCTGTGCTACTGCAACGTGCCTCAGTTCTGCGACAGCCTGCCGCGCTACGAGACCACACGGATCTTCGGCCGCACGTTGCTGCGCTCCGTCTTCACCGTCATGCGTAAGCAGCTGCTGGAACAGGCCAGGCAGGAGAAAGACAAGCTGCCGCCCGAGAAGAGAACGCTCATACTCACGCACTTTCCCAA GTTCTTGTCCATGCTGGAGGAGGAAGTCTACAGCCACAGCTCCCCCATTTGGAACCAAGACTTCTTGGTAGGGGGTTCCGGGGGTCAAATTCCCATCCATACAG TTATCAGTGCGCCCCCCGTGGCCAGGCCCTTGTACTACACCATCAGCCCGGCATCATCCGCGGACCTCTCGAGCGGAGCCGTCAGTCCGGCCAGGAAAACATCAACAGTTCTCGAGCCAAATCCGG CGGGCGAGAAGCGCAAGCCCTCGGAGCCCCTCCCACAAGAGGAGAACAAGAGGCCCAGGGTGGTGGGTGACATCCCCATGGAGCTCATCAGTGAGGTGATGGCCACCATCGCAGACCCCGCCACTGTCCCAGAG ACCAGCCTGCTGTCGGCCCACTCGGCGCGCGACGAGGCGGCCCGCCTGGAGGAGCGCCGAGGCGTGATCGAGTTCCACGTCATCGGCAACTCCTTGAACCAGAAGCCCAACAAGAGGATCCTTATGTGGCTGGTGGGCCTGCAGAACGTCTTCTCGCACCAGCTGCCTCGCATGCCCAAGGAGTACATCACGCGTCTCGTCTTTGACAC GAAGCACAAGACGCTGTCGCTCATTAAGGACGGCCGCGTCATCGGCGGAATCTGTTTCCGGATGTTTCCTTCTCAAGGCTTCACTGAAATCGTTTTCTGCGCCGTCACCTCCAACGAGCAGGTCAAG GGGTACGGCACCCACCTGATGAACCACCTGAAGGAGTATCACATCAAGCACCACGTCCTCAACTTCCTCACCTACGCCGACGAATACGCCATCGGCTACTTCAAGAAGCAG GGTTTCTCCAAGGATATCAAGGTGCCCAAGGCAAAGTACGTGGGCTACATCAAGGACTACGAGGGAGCCACGCTCATGGGCTGCGAGCTCAACCCCAGCATTCCTTACACCGAGTTCTCCGTCATCATCAAGAAACAaaaagag ATCATCAAGAAGCTGATCGAGAGGAAGCAGGGCCAAATCCGCAAAGTCTACCCGGGCCTTTCGTGCTTCAAGGACGGCGTGAGGCAGATTCCCATCGAGAGCATCCCCGGCATCC GTGAAACCGGCTGGAAGCCGCTGGCCAAAGG GAAGGACGTAAAGGACCCCGAACAGCTGTACGGCGCGCTCAAGAACATCCTGCAGCACGTCAAG AGTCACCAGAACGCTTGGCCCTTCATGGAACCCGTGAAGAAAACGGAGGCGCCGGGCTACTACCAAGTCATCCGCTTCCCCATGG ACCTTAAGACAATGAGCGAGCGTCTAAAGAGTCGCTACTACACCACGCGCAAGCTCTTCATGGCCGACATGCAGCGCGTCTTCACCAACTGCCGCGAGTACAACCCGCCCGAGAGCGAGTACTACAAGTGCGCCAACCTACTCGAGAAGTTCTTCTACACCAAGATCAAGGAGGCCGGCCTCATCGACAAGTAG
- the kat2b gene encoding histone acetyltransferase KAT2B isoform X1 translates to MADSAGIQQGSPAIGAAGSAPAAPGLGGAEGSGAAGGSARISVKKAQLRSSPRHKKLEKLGVYSSCKAEGACKCNGWKSQNPPATPPRSEQQPVVGDLRQLCRSCSHALGDHVSHLERVPEDEINRLLGMVLDVEYLYTCVHKEEDADTKQVYFSLFKLLRKCILQMGKPTLEAQESPPFERPSIEQGVNNFVQYKFSHLPSKEHQTIVELAKMFLNQINYWQLETPSQRRQRLPNDDTAGYKADYTRWLCYCNVPQFCDSLPRYETTRIFGRTLLRSVFTVMRKQLLEQARQEKDKLPPEKRTLILTHFPKFLSMLEEEVYSHSSPIWNQDFLVGGSGGQIPIHTVISAPPVARPLYYTISPASSADLSSGAVSPARKTSTVLEPNPAAGEKRKPSEPLPQEENKRPRVVGDIPMELISEVMATIADPATVPETSLLSAHSARDEAARLEERRGVIEFHVIGNSLNQKPNKRILMWLVGLQNVFSHQLPRMPKEYITRLVFDTKHKTLSLIKDGRVIGGICFRMFPSQGFTEIVFCAVTSNEQVKGYGTHLMNHLKEYHIKHHVLNFLTYADEYAIGYFKKQGFSKDIKVPKAKYVGYIKDYEGATLMGCELNPSIPYTEFSVIIKKQKEIIKKLIERKQGQIRKVYPGLSCFKDGVRQIPIESIPGIRETGWKPLAKGKDVKDPEQLYGALKNILQHVKSHQNAWPFMEPVKKTEAPGYYQVIRFPMDLKTMSERLKSRYYTTRKLFMADMQRVFTNCREYNPPESEYYKCANLLEKFFYTKIKEAGLIDK, encoded by the exons ATGGCCGACAGCGCGGGGATTCAGCAGGGCTCGCCGGCCATCGGTGCCGCGGGCTCGGCTCCGGCCGCCCCGGGCCTCGGAGGGGCTGAGGGCTCTGGCGCCGCCGGAGGCTCCGCGCGCATCAGCGTCAAGAAGGCGCAGCTCCGCTCTTCGCCTCGACACAAGAAGCTAGAGAAGCTCGGCGTATATTCGTCCTGCAAG GCAGAGGGCGCGTGCAAGTGCAACGGCTGGAAGAGTCAAAACCCGCCGGCCACGCCACCGCGCAGCGAGCAGCAGCCCGTCGTCGGCGACCTGCGCCAACTTTGCCGCAGCTGCTCGCACGCTTTGG GGGATCACGTGAGCCACCTGGAGCGCGTCCCCGAGGACGAGATCAATCGTTTGCTGGGCATGGTGCTGGATGTGGAGTACTTGTACACGTGTGTGCACAAGGAGGAGGACGCGGACACCAAGCAAGTGTACTTCTCCCTCTTCAAA cTGCTGAGAAAATGCATCCTTCAGATGGGCAAGCCCACACTAGAAGCACAGGAGAGCCCGCCCTTCGAGAGACCCAGCATCGAACAG GGCGTCAACAACTTTGTCCAGTACAAATTCAGCCACCTGCCGTCCAAAGAGCACCAGACCATTGTGGAGCTGGCCAAGATGTTCCTGAACCAGATCAACTACTGGCAGCTGGAGACGCCGTCGCAGAGGCGGCAGAGACTCCCCAACGATGACACGGCCGGATACAAGGCCGACTACACCAG GTGGCTGTGCTACTGCAACGTGCCTCAGTTCTGCGACAGCCTGCCGCGCTACGAGACCACACGGATCTTCGGCCGCACGTTGCTGCGCTCCGTCTTCACCGTCATGCGTAAGCAGCTGCTGGAACAGGCCAGGCAGGAGAAAGACAAGCTGCCGCCCGAGAAGAGAACGCTCATACTCACGCACTTTCCCAA GTTCTTGTCCATGCTGGAGGAGGAAGTCTACAGCCACAGCTCCCCCATTTGGAACCAAGACTTCTTGGTAGGGGGTTCCGGGGGTCAAATTCCCATCCATACAG TTATCAGTGCGCCCCCCGTGGCCAGGCCCTTGTACTACACCATCAGCCCGGCATCATCCGCGGACCTCTCGAGCGGAGCCGTCAGTCCGGCCAGGAAAACATCAACAGTTCTCGAGCCAAATCCGG CAGCGGGCGAGAAGCGCAAGCCCTCGGAGCCCCTCCCACAAGAGGAGAACAAGAGGCCCAGGGTGGTGGGTGACATCCCCATGGAGCTCATCAGTGAGGTGATGGCCACCATCGCAGACCCCGCCACTGTCCCAGAG ACCAGCCTGCTGTCGGCCCACTCGGCGCGCGACGAGGCGGCCCGCCTGGAGGAGCGCCGAGGCGTGATCGAGTTCCACGTCATCGGCAACTCCTTGAACCAGAAGCCCAACAAGAGGATCCTTATGTGGCTGGTGGGCCTGCAGAACGTCTTCTCGCACCAGCTGCCTCGCATGCCCAAGGAGTACATCACGCGTCTCGTCTTTGACAC GAAGCACAAGACGCTGTCGCTCATTAAGGACGGCCGCGTCATCGGCGGAATCTGTTTCCGGATGTTTCCTTCTCAAGGCTTCACTGAAATCGTTTTCTGCGCCGTCACCTCCAACGAGCAGGTCAAG GGGTACGGCACCCACCTGATGAACCACCTGAAGGAGTATCACATCAAGCACCACGTCCTCAACTTCCTCACCTACGCCGACGAATACGCCATCGGCTACTTCAAGAAGCAG GGTTTCTCCAAGGATATCAAGGTGCCCAAGGCAAAGTACGTGGGCTACATCAAGGACTACGAGGGAGCCACGCTCATGGGCTGCGAGCTCAACCCCAGCATTCCTTACACCGAGTTCTCCGTCATCATCAAGAAACAaaaagag ATCATCAAGAAGCTGATCGAGAGGAAGCAGGGCCAAATCCGCAAAGTCTACCCGGGCCTTTCGTGCTTCAAGGACGGCGTGAGGCAGATTCCCATCGAGAGCATCCCCGGCATCC GTGAAACCGGCTGGAAGCCGCTGGCCAAAGG GAAGGACGTAAAGGACCCCGAACAGCTGTACGGCGCGCTCAAGAACATCCTGCAGCACGTCAAG AGTCACCAGAACGCTTGGCCCTTCATGGAACCCGTGAAGAAAACGGAGGCGCCGGGCTACTACCAAGTCATCCGCTTCCCCATGG ACCTTAAGACAATGAGCGAGCGTCTAAAGAGTCGCTACTACACCACGCGCAAGCTCTTCATGGCCGACATGCAGCGCGTCTTCACCAACTGCCGCGAGTACAACCCGCCCGAGAGCGAGTACTACAAGTGCGCCAACCTACTCGAGAAGTTCTTCTACACCAAGATCAAGGAGGCCGGCCTCATCGACAAGTAG